A section of the Microbacterium sp. MM2322 genome encodes:
- a CDS encoding PadR family transcriptional regulator, with the protein MASPLGPTAFWILTALAGGRRHGYDILREVDSASSGRAAMKVTTLYAALERLEREGLIRADGEEVVGGRARRYFAIEDAGGAALLAEITALEHQARVARERLAAARRPGAARPAVARTAFA; encoded by the coding sequence ATGGCATCCCCTCTCGGTCCCACGGCCTTCTGGATCCTCACGGCGTTGGCCGGGGGACGGCGACACGGGTACGACATCCTTCGCGAAGTCGACTCCGCCTCTTCAGGCCGGGCCGCGATGAAGGTCACGACGCTCTACGCCGCGCTCGAGCGCCTCGAGCGCGAGGGCCTCATCCGCGCCGACGGCGAGGAGGTCGTCGGCGGGCGCGCTCGGCGGTACTTCGCGATCGAGGATGCCGGTGGCGCGGCTCTGCTCGCTGAGATCACCGCTCTCGAGCACCAGGCTCGGGTGGCGAGGGAGCGGTTGGCCGCCGCCCGACGACCTGGCGCCGCGCGCCCCGCGGTGGCACGGACGGCGTTCGCATGA
- a CDS encoding SDR family NAD(P)-dependent oxidoreductase — protein MPGAIVITGASSGIGAGFARRYAARGHDVVLVARRADRLDALAEELRGLHRIDATVLAVDLTDPAAPAAIAAELAQRGIRPAGLVNSAGFGTASAFADEDAARVAAEVQVNVLALTLLTRELLPDLIAARGVLVNVSSNAGHQPLPGLAVYAATKAYVTSLTEAIWQETRGTGLKVLALCPGPTETEFFAVAGSETFKVGATKSVDDVLDEAFAALDSANPSPVRTVGAANRVQGWAARVSPRRLRLRVAARAVGGA, from the coding sequence ATGCCCGGAGCGATCGTCATCACGGGAGCGAGTTCGGGGATCGGCGCCGGGTTCGCCCGCCGCTACGCCGCGCGGGGTCACGACGTCGTCCTCGTCGCCCGTCGAGCCGACCGACTCGACGCCCTCGCCGAAGAGCTCCGCGGGCTCCACCGCATCGACGCGACCGTCCTCGCCGTCGACCTCACCGACCCGGCCGCGCCCGCCGCCATCGCCGCGGAACTCGCCCAGCGCGGCATCCGCCCCGCCGGTCTCGTCAACAGCGCCGGCTTCGGCACCGCATCCGCCTTCGCCGACGAGGATGCCGCCCGCGTCGCCGCCGAGGTGCAGGTCAACGTGCTCGCCCTGACCCTCCTTACGCGGGAGCTCCTTCCCGACCTCATCGCCGCGCGCGGCGTGCTCGTCAACGTGTCGAGCAACGCCGGGCATCAGCCGCTGCCGGGCCTCGCCGTCTATGCCGCGACGAAGGCGTACGTCACCTCGCTGACCGAGGCGATCTGGCAGGAGACCCGCGGCACCGGTCTGAAAGTCCTCGCCCTCTGCCCGGGGCCGACCGAGACCGAGTTCTTCGCCGTCGCCGGGTCGGAGACCTTCAAGGTGGGAGCGACCAAGTCCGTCGACGACGTGCTCGACGAAGCCTTCGCCGCGCTCGACTCGGCGAACCCTTCGCCCGTGCGGACGGTCGGCGCCGCCAACCGCGTCCAGGGGTGGGCCGCGCGCGTCTCGCCCCGCCGCCTCCGCCTCCGCGTGGCCGCCCGCGCGGTGGGAGGCGCCTGA
- a CDS encoding TetR family transcriptional regulator, with translation MRRMPPEERRHELVAAAIRVIARQGVAAATTRAITAEAGMPLGAFTYIFGTQDELMTAVIDTVIEQERFAAESRAIDPTSLASAIRSGLEGYIDLLERDPSDEIALLELALVARRRNPQGQMRAQWETYYAAAEQVLTYAAEITGNRWTQPVADLARHLVVVVDGITTTWLADGDSDAARRTASFAAAAFAAASAPLGAPTEGSPRAD, from the coding sequence ATGCGACGGATGCCGCCCGAAGAACGCCGTCACGAACTCGTCGCCGCCGCGATCCGCGTCATCGCCCGGCAGGGCGTGGCTGCCGCGACGACCCGCGCGATCACGGCCGAGGCGGGGATGCCACTCGGCGCGTTCACCTACATCTTCGGCACGCAGGACGAGCTCATGACCGCGGTCATCGACACCGTCATCGAGCAGGAGCGGTTCGCCGCCGAGTCCCGCGCGATCGATCCGACCTCACTCGCCTCGGCGATCCGCTCGGGCCTCGAGGGCTACATCGATCTGCTCGAGCGCGACCCCTCCGATGAGATCGCGCTCCTCGAACTCGCCCTCGTCGCTCGGCGCCGTAACCCGCAGGGGCAGATGCGCGCGCAGTGGGAGACGTACTACGCCGCCGCCGAGCAGGTGCTCACCTACGCCGCCGAGATCACCGGCAACCGCTGGACGCAGCCCGTCGCCGACCTCGCGCGCCACCTCGTCGTCGTCGTCGACGGCATCACGACGACGTGGCTCGCCGACGGCGACTCGGATGCCGCACGTCGCACGGCATCGTTCGCCGCGGCCGCCTTCGCCGCGGCATCCGCCCCGCTCGGGGCACCGACCGAAGGGAGTCCCCGTGCTGACTGA
- a CDS encoding aminotransferase class III-fold pyridoxal phosphate-dependent enzyme: MSSSVYTFDKSLAAFRRAQQVIPGGIPGHLGPTEGLHLPNNGFPKFATRAEGTRFWDLDGNEFIDWMCGYGPNILGYNDPDVAAAAQAQAKKEDVVSLPSPVMIDFAELLVDQVASADWAMFAKNGGDTTTLAIMTARAATLRKKVVFVKGFYHGVAPWTQKLDYPGVLEEDVANNLYVPWNDLDALRTLLSENRGEVAALISTPYMHGNFVDNQLPAEGYWQAVRKLCDEHGVVLIIDDVRAGFRLDLAGSDHYFGFEADLICFCKALANGYNVSALLGRESLKEAVSSITYTGSYWMSAVPFAAGIATQQKLRELDAPALFERLGTRLTDGLTEAASEAGFTLVASGAPALFYLRVADPADSLMLHQDWIAECVRRGAYLTSHHNHFLNAAVTEADVDRTVEIAADAFAALRTRHPAVV, from the coding sequence GTGAGCTCCTCCGTGTACACCTTCGACAAGAGCCTCGCCGCCTTCCGCCGCGCCCAGCAGGTGATCCCCGGCGGCATCCCGGGTCACCTCGGCCCGACCGAGGGCCTTCACCTGCCGAACAACGGCTTCCCCAAGTTCGCCACCCGCGCCGAGGGCACGCGGTTCTGGGACCTCGACGGCAACGAGTTCATCGACTGGATGTGCGGCTACGGACCGAACATCCTCGGCTACAACGACCCGGATGTGGCCGCGGCCGCTCAGGCGCAGGCGAAGAAGGAGGACGTCGTCTCGCTGCCCTCACCCGTCATGATCGACTTCGCCGAGTTGCTCGTCGACCAGGTCGCCAGCGCCGACTGGGCCATGTTCGCCAAGAACGGCGGCGACACGACGACCCTCGCGATCATGACGGCGCGCGCAGCGACCCTCCGGAAGAAGGTCGTGTTCGTGAAAGGCTTCTACCACGGGGTCGCGCCGTGGACGCAGAAGCTCGACTACCCGGGCGTCCTCGAAGAGGACGTCGCGAACAACCTGTATGTGCCGTGGAACGACCTCGACGCGCTCCGCACCCTGCTGTCCGAGAACCGGGGCGAGGTCGCCGCGCTCATCTCGACGCCGTACATGCACGGCAACTTCGTCGACAACCAGCTGCCCGCCGAGGGCTACTGGCAGGCCGTGCGGAAGCTGTGTGACGAGCACGGCGTGGTCCTCATCATCGATGACGTGCGCGCCGGCTTCCGCCTCGACCTCGCCGGCAGCGACCACTACTTCGGTTTCGAAGCCGACCTCATCTGCTTCTGCAAGGCGCTCGCGAACGGCTACAACGTGTCGGCGCTTCTCGGACGCGAATCGCTGAAAGAGGCCGTCAGCTCGATCACCTACACGGGCAGCTACTGGATGAGCGCCGTCCCCTTCGCCGCCGGCATCGCGACGCAGCAGAAGCTCCGGGAGCTCGACGCTCCGGCGCTGTTCGAACGCCTCGGCACCCGGCTGACCGACGGACTCACCGAGGCAGCCTCCGAGGCGGGGTTCACCCTCGTCGCGTCAGGGGCGCCGGCACTGTTCTATCTGCGCGTCGCCGACCCGGCGGACTCGCTCATGCTGCACCAGGACTGGATCGCCGAGTGCGTCAGGCGCGGGGCGTACCTCACGTCGCATCACAACCACTTCCTGAACGCCGCGGTCACCGAGGCCGATGTCGACCGGACGGTCGAGATCGCCGCCGACGCCTTCGCCGCCCTCCGGACGCGCCACCCCGCGGTGGTGTGA
- a CDS encoding MFS transporter, translating into MTGTTTAPATTGTVLGVAAVYGLQGLGYAVIVTALPAFQERTGLDATGIAAILLGVCVTAALGSLAADAIARRASSRHGVIVGLSLQALGLVATAFSPGTAMLAASVLVYGLGLGLIDASSNMQGVLVQRGRATPLLGRFFATLTAGSIVGALGMAGILATGAPAFATLVGAAVLQVAFLLVVSGRLSRERAAQSSEWSGPRGPRLDARAITIVGLVILAAYTVDSAVSSWSSVHLRAIGAAVAIAPLGLAAYQGGVLAARLATDAVVRRIGRGRLLAVSLVLGVIGALIVAAVPSPVASIVGFAISGVAVGALVPIAFGLAGSIEPERSDEVIARVNLFNYAGAVLGAVGVGVLTDVTGSGLAFLLPALLLVAAVPAWRRAA; encoded by the coding sequence GTGACCGGGACGACGACCGCACCCGCGACGACCGGCACCGTCCTCGGGGTCGCAGCGGTCTACGGACTGCAAGGGCTCGGGTACGCCGTGATCGTGACGGCGCTCCCCGCGTTCCAGGAGCGCACCGGCCTGGATGCCACGGGGATCGCCGCGATCCTGCTCGGGGTCTGCGTCACCGCGGCGCTCGGCTCGCTCGCCGCCGACGCGATCGCCCGCCGCGCGAGCAGCCGCCACGGGGTCATCGTCGGTCTGTCGTTGCAGGCGCTGGGACTCGTGGCGACGGCGTTCTCCCCCGGCACGGCGATGCTCGCGGCATCCGTCCTCGTCTACGGTCTCGGGCTCGGTCTCATCGACGCGTCGTCGAACATGCAGGGCGTGCTGGTCCAGCGGGGTCGCGCGACGCCGCTGCTCGGCCGGTTCTTCGCGACGCTGACCGCGGGATCGATCGTCGGCGCGTTGGGGATGGCGGGAATCCTCGCCACCGGCGCTCCAGCCTTCGCGACACTCGTCGGCGCCGCGGTCCTGCAGGTCGCGTTCCTCCTGGTGGTGTCCGGCCGACTCAGCCGGGAACGGGCGGCACAGTCATCCGAATGGAGCGGCCCCCGCGGGCCGCGGCTCGACGCGCGAGCCATCACGATCGTCGGGCTCGTCATCCTCGCCGCCTACACGGTCGACTCGGCGGTGAGCTCGTGGAGTTCCGTGCACCTCCGCGCGATCGGCGCCGCCGTAGCGATCGCACCCCTCGGCCTCGCGGCGTACCAGGGCGGGGTGCTGGCGGCGCGATTGGCGACGGATGCCGTGGTCCGCCGCATCGGCCGCGGCCGCCTGCTCGCCGTCAGCCTCGTCCTCGGAGTGATCGGGGCGCTCATCGTCGCCGCCGTCCCCTCCCCCGTCGCCTCGATCGTCGGCTTCGCGATCAGCGGCGTCGCCGTCGGCGCGCTCGTGCCGATCGCCTTCGGCCTCGCCGGGTCCATCGAGCCGGAGCGCAGCGACGAGGTGATCGCCCGGGTCAACCTCTTCAACTACGCCGGGGCGGTCCTCGGCGCGGTCGGTGTCGGGGTGCTCACCGACGTCACCGGATCCGGGCTCGCCTTCCTCCTCCCCGCCCTGCTTCTCGTCGCGGCGGTGCCCGCCTGGCGACGGGCCGCCTGA
- a CDS encoding TetR/AcrR family transcriptional regulator, which yields MDATDDTPQDWATLGLRRTPTQQRSRLKLAQAIAAAEALVLREGVDVVTLPRVAAEAGVSVGALYQYLPDREAILAAIVSRYHDRLERLLDDAIDRLRTDPRTEDPVGQVLGAVADVYRDEESARSLGTVAISADADAARRRHKRAMADRVHTLLREAGVLDGVDDERGAAVARVAFASADAVLHEAFSAPETERAMLLAELERALRASLGA from the coding sequence ATGGATGCCACAGACGACACCCCGCAGGACTGGGCGACACTCGGACTGCGTCGTACGCCCACGCAGCAGCGGTCGCGGCTGAAGCTCGCCCAGGCGATCGCGGCGGCGGAAGCCCTCGTGCTCCGCGAGGGCGTCGACGTCGTCACCCTTCCGCGCGTCGCGGCCGAAGCGGGCGTCAGCGTCGGGGCGCTGTACCAGTACCTGCCCGACCGCGAGGCGATCCTCGCGGCCATCGTCTCCCGCTATCACGACCGCCTCGAGCGGCTCCTCGATGATGCGATCGACCGCCTCCGCACCGACCCGCGCACCGAGGACCCGGTCGGGCAGGTCCTCGGCGCCGTGGCGGATGTGTATCGCGACGAGGAGTCGGCGCGGTCGCTGGGGACGGTCGCGATCTCAGCCGATGCGGATGCCGCGCGTCGCCGCCACAAGCGTGCGATGGCCGACCGCGTGCACACGTTGCTGCGCGAGGCCGGCGTGCTCGACGGGGTGGACGACGAGCGCGGCGCGGCGGTGGCGCGAGTCGCCTTCGCGTCGGCGGATGCCGTGCTGCACGAGGCGTTCTCGGCGCCTGAAACGGAGCGCGCGATGCTGCTCGCCGAACTCGAGCGCGCGCTCCGCGCCTCGCTCGGCGCCTGA
- a CDS encoding class II aldolase/adducin family protein, whose protein sequence is MTTTSHHHDLRASVAAASRTLAGHGLLIGTAGNVSARAGDVVAVTATGVVLADATVDDVTVVDLDGEVVEGSLAPTSELALHLGVLRSAPPERVSAVVHTHAPNATALSLVLDELPVVHYQQLLLGGSLRVAPFHAFGTPELAAAVGAALDGRLAALMANHGTVALGPNLATAVDHALLIEWLAELYLRAASVGTPRALDPAQQQEVVAHAMRLGYGTTKPVSA, encoded by the coding sequence ATGACGACGACGTCGCACCATCACGATCTCCGCGCGTCTGTGGCCGCGGCATCCCGCACTCTCGCCGGTCACGGACTCCTCATCGGCACCGCCGGCAACGTCAGCGCCCGCGCGGGCGACGTCGTGGCGGTCACGGCGACGGGCGTCGTCCTCGCCGACGCCACCGTCGACGACGTCACCGTGGTCGACCTCGACGGTGAGGTGGTCGAAGGGTCGCTCGCCCCGACCTCCGAGCTCGCTCTGCACCTCGGGGTGCTGCGCTCCGCGCCGCCCGAGCGGGTGTCGGCCGTCGTGCACACGCACGCGCCGAACGCGACGGCGCTGTCGCTCGTCCTCGACGAATTGCCCGTCGTGCATTACCAGCAGCTCCTCCTCGGCGGCTCCCTCCGCGTCGCCCCGTTCCATGCGTTCGGGACTCCCGAACTCGCCGCCGCTGTCGGCGCCGCCCTCGACGGCCGGCTCGCCGCCCTGATGGCCAACCACGGCACGGTCGCGCTCGGTCCGAACCTCGCCACCGCGGTCGACCACGCTCTGCTGATCGAGTGGCTCGCCGAGCTCTACCTGCGCGCCGCGAGCGTCGGCACGCCGCGGGCACTCGACCCCGCACAGCAGCAGGAGGTCGTCGCGCACGCGATGCGCCTCGGGTACGGAACGACGAAGCCGGTGTCGGCGTGA
- a CDS encoding aminoglycoside phosphotransferase family protein has translation MTAVGELVAHGRSADVHSLTTATVVKVFHDDWPDEAIGREVEDATAAFDLGLTPIRCRGRADADGRRAVVFDRIEGVALTTVAEKNPLRMGRVARALAQEHARIHRVASDRFPDVRDVAADLVGTAPFAGLTACERAALLDHLASLPGGESVLHLDFHPMNVFRHGGGIATIDWQSTACGDPAADVAMTRLLFTEAELFPGATRAQLLVYGAARGAMGRMYLREYLDVTGMTTARLDRWATAARVLRLGMLDIPSERERLLRGIRSVIAR, from the coding sequence GTGACCGCGGTCGGCGAGCTCGTGGCGCATGGCCGTTCCGCTGACGTCCACTCCCTGACGACGGCCACCGTCGTGAAGGTCTTCCACGACGACTGGCCCGATGAGGCGATCGGCCGCGAGGTCGAGGACGCCACGGCCGCCTTCGACCTCGGCCTCACGCCCATCCGCTGCCGCGGCAGAGCGGATGCCGACGGCCGCCGCGCGGTCGTCTTCGACCGCATCGAGGGGGTCGCCCTGACCACCGTCGCCGAGAAGAACCCGTTGCGAATGGGGCGCGTCGCCCGCGCGCTGGCGCAGGAGCATGCGCGCATCCACCGGGTCGCGAGCGACCGCTTCCCCGACGTGCGCGACGTCGCGGCGGACCTCGTCGGGACTGCGCCCTTCGCCGGTCTCACCGCGTGCGAGCGCGCAGCGCTCCTCGATCACCTCGCGTCGCTCCCCGGCGGCGAGAGCGTCCTGCACCTCGACTTCCACCCGATGAACGTGTTCCGACACGGCGGCGGCATCGCGACGATCGACTGGCAGTCCACCGCCTGCGGTGATCCCGCGGCCGACGTCGCGATGACCCGGCTGCTGTTCACCGAGGCCGAGCTGTTCCCGGGGGCGACCAGGGCGCAGCTGCTCGTCTACGGGGCGGCGCGCGGGGCGATGGGACGCATGTATCTGAGGGAGTACCTCGACGTGACGGGAATGACGACGGCGCGCCTCGACCGGTGGGCGACGGCCGCGCGGGTGCTGCGGCTGGGGATGCTCGACATCCCGAGCGAGCGCGAGCGTCTGCTGCGCGGCATCCGGTCGGTGATCGCCCGATGA